One window from the genome of Scatophagus argus isolate fScaArg1 chromosome 13, fScaArg1.pri, whole genome shotgun sequence encodes:
- the bfsp2 gene encoding phakinin: MPLPRRHSSFLGQPSCERPASTSCSRISTAGTAAPRGVYVGSSPSVGGASCLGTRVSRRALGISSVFLHGMRSSAAPVLPRASERAAGHGAAAAGLNSCLMEYRDKVRALEQLNQQLEEQIRLCLDRKASSVGAWGPLRRDWEDIYRQVSEAILDNARLMLQTENVQANAEDFKERYENEQPFRKAVEEEISSLYKVIDDANLTKAELEEQMENMRAELHNLEHNHEQDVRVLYNQMAGREVDEPDAPIETSLDQILAYIRSHWEKVTERNRAETDSYLECKESQCVSSRLSPEEEQVEALKAECNDTGCKIHSLQAETESIRALKRGLENSLGDAQHWHDMEVQNLGSVVAKLDAELSDVRSEIEQQRRDYDTLLSNKQRLEQEIGMYHGILDGEESRFQPAEMPCPGLHSEPEGAASVSTALDSRTDNTGPPGPPGH; this comes from the exons ATGCCTCTGCCCCGACGCCACTCATCCTTCCTGGGACAGCCGTCCTGTGAACGTCCggcctccacctcctgcagTCGGATCAGCACGGCTGGAACTGCCGCCCCACGAGGCGTCTATGTGGGCTCCAGCCCCTCTGTGGGCGGGGCCTCCTGCCTGGGGACACGGGTGTCGCGGCGGGCTCTGGGTATCAGCAGTGTGTTCCTGCACGGGATGAGGAGCAGTGCGGCACCAGTTCTCCCCCGAGCCAGCGAGCGGGCAGCGGGTCACGGTGCGGCGGCGGCGGGACTGAACAGCTGTCTGATGGAGTACAGAGACAAAGTGAGGGCACTGGAACAGCTGAACCAACAGCTGGAGGAGCAAATCCGTCTCTGTCTGGACCGCAAAGCATCCAGTGTCGGAGCCTGGGGGCCACTCAGGAGGGACTGGGAGGACATCTACAGGCAG GTCAGTGAAGCCATCCTGGATAATGCTCGTCTGatgctgcagacagaaaatgttcagGCCAACGCTGAGGACTTcaaggagag GTACGAGAACGAGCAGCCATTCAGGAaggcggtggaggaggagatTAGCTCTTTGTACAAAGTGATCGACGACGCCAACCTGACGAAGGCTGAGCTCGAAGAGCAGATGGAGAACATGAGAGCTGAGTTACACAACCTGGAGCACAATCATGAGCAG GATGTGCGAGTCCTTTACAATCAAATGGCAGGACGTGAAGTGGATGAACCTGACGCACCCATAGAAACCAGTCTGGACCAGATCTTGGCCTACATCAGGAGCCACTGGGAGAAGGTGACGGAGAGGAATCGAGCTGAGACTGACAGCTACCTGGAGTGTAAG gAGTCgcagtgtgtgagcagcagactgagtcctgaggaggagcaggtggaggcgCTGAAGGCCGAATGTAATGACACAGGCTGTAAGATCCATAGTCTGCAGGCCGAGACCGAATCCATCAGGGCTCTG AAAAGAGGTCTGGAGAACTCCCTGGGCGACGCTCAGCACTGGCACGACATGGAGGTGCAGAATCTGGGCTCAGTGGTGGCCAAGCTGGACGCGGAGCTGTCCGATGTGCGTAGTGAGATTGAACAGCAGCGTCGTGACTACGACACGCTGCTGAGCAACAAGCAGCGCCTGGAGCAGGAGATCGGCATGTACCACGGAATCCTGGACGGAGAGGAGAGCCGCTTCCAGCCCGCAGAGATGCC GTGTCCAGGACTACATTCAGAGCCTGAGGGAGCTGCCAGTGTTAGTACTGCTCTGGACTCCAGGACTGACAATACAGGACCTCCAGGACCTCCAGGACATTGA
- the klhl18 gene encoding kelch-like protein 18 isoform X1 has product MYGSSEGSVRAAPPLLLTMGDVLCEELEDLVHFSVHDLPARGYVVMEEIRRQGKLCDVTLKVGDHKFSAHRIVLAASIPYFHAMFTNDMVECKQDEILMQGMDPSALEALINFAYSGRVAIDQQNVQSLLIGSSFLQLQNVKDACCSFLQERLHPKNCLGVRQFAETMMCTTLYDSANSFLHQHFVEVSVSEEFLALRPEEVLELVGCDELNIKAEEQVFEAVLAWVHHDRDRRESLLPELLSKIRLPLCRPQFLSDRVQQDELVRCCHKCRDLVDEAKDFHLMPERRPHLPAFKTRQRCCTSITGLIYAVGGLNSSGDSLNVVEVFDPIGNFWERCQPMRTSRSRVGVAVVNGLLYAIGGYDGQSRLSTVEVYNPETDSWTRVSSMNSQRSAMGTIVIDGHIYVCGGYDGKSSLNSVECYSPETDRWTVVTEMSASRSAAGVTVFDGRIFVSGGHDGLQIFNTVEYYNHHTNRWHPAAAMMNKRCRHGAAALGSHMYVAGGYDGSGFLSGAEVFSSTSGQWSLLVAMNTRRSRVSLVSTSGRLYAVGGYDGQSNLNSMEMYNPETNRWTFRAPMVCHEGGVGVGCIPLQPA; this is encoded by the exons ATGTACGGCAGCTCGGAAGGCTCAGTTCGCGCCGCTCCACCGCTCCTGCTGACGATGGGAGACGTTCTCTGCGAAGAGCTCGAGGATTTAGTTCATTTCTCAGTCCACGACTTACCGGCACGAGGCTATGTCGTCATGGAGGAGATCCGACGTCAGGGGAAACTCTGTGATGTCACACTCAAG GTCGGGGATCACAAGTTCAGCGCTCACCGGATCGTCCTGGCGGCCTCCATCCCATACTTTCACGCCATGTTCACCAATGACATGGTGGAGTGTAAACAGGACGAGATCCTGATGCAGGGCATGGACCCCAG CGCTCTGGAGGCTCTGATAAACTTTGCGTACAGCGGCCGCGTTGCCATCGATCAGCAGAACGTCCAGTCCCTTCTGATTGGTTCGAGCTTCTTGCAGCTGCAGAACGTGAAAGACGCCTGCTGCTCCTTCCTGCAGGAGAG GTTACATCCGAAGAACTGTCTGGGTGTGCGTCAGTTTGCGGAGACGATGATGTGTACGACTCTGTACGACTCGGCCAACAGCTTCCTCCATCAGCACTTTGTGGAGGTCTCTGTGTCCGAGGAGTTCCTGGCTCTGAGGCCGGAGGAGGTGCTGGAGCTGGTGGGCTGTGACGAACTCAACATCAAAGCTGAGGAACAG GTGTTTGAGGCAGTACTGGCCTGGGTTCATCATGACCGGGACCGGAGGGAATCTCTGCTGCCAGAGCTGCTGTCAAAGATCAGACTTCCTCTGTGTCGACCTCAGTTCCTGTCAGACCGGGTCCAGCAGGACGAACTAGTTCGCTGCTGCCATAAATGCag agaTCTGGTGGATGAAGCCAAAGACTTCCACCTGATGCCGGAGCGTCGTCCTCACCTGCCCGCCTTCAAGACCAGACAAAGGTGCTGCACATCCATCACAGGACTCATCTACGCTGTGGGAGGGCTCAACAGCTCAG GTGATTCCTTAAACGTGGTCGAAGTGTTCGATCCAATCGGGAACTTCTGGGAGCGCTGCCAGCCAATGAGGACGTCTCGCAGCAGAGTGGGCGTGGCTGTTGTTAATGGCCTGTTGTACGCCATTGGTGGATATGATGGCCAATCACGGCTCAGCACGGTGGAGGTTTACAacccagagacagacagctggaCACGCGTGTCCAGCATGAACAGCCAGCGCAG CGCCATGGGAACGATTGTGATTGACGGCCACATCTACGTGTGCGGCGGCTACGATGGGAAGTCATCTCTGAACTCGGTGGAGTGCTACTCTCCAGAGACCGACAG GTGGACGGTTGTGACAGAGATGAGTGCAAGTCGCAGTGCTGctggtgtgactgtgtttgatgGGCGCATCTTTGTCTCTGGTGGCCATGACGGTTTACAGATCTTCAACACG GTGGAGTACTACAACCACCACACGAACCGCTGGCACCCTGCAGCGGCCATGATGAACAAGCGTTGTCGTCACGGGGCGGCAGCTCTTGGCAGTCACATGTATGTGGCAGGGGGGTACGACGGCTCGGGCTTCCTGAGCGGAGCCGAGGTGTTCAGCTCGACGTCTGGCCAGTGGAGCCTCCTGGTGGCCATGAACACACGGCGCAGCAGAGTGTCACTGGTTTCTACATCAGGTCGTCTGTACGCAGTGGGCGGCTACGATGGACAGTCCAACCTCAACTCTATGGAGATGTACAACCCTGAGACCAACCGCTGGACCTTCAGGGCCCCCATGGTCTGCCATGAGGGGGGCGTTGGGGTTGGCTGTATCCCGCTGCAGCCTGCCTAA
- the klhl18 gene encoding kelch-like protein 18 isoform X2, which yields MLTEAVGDHKFSAHRIVLAASIPYFHAMFTNDMVECKQDEILMQGMDPSALEALINFAYSGRVAIDQQNVQSLLIGSSFLQLQNVKDACCSFLQERLHPKNCLGVRQFAETMMCTTLYDSANSFLHQHFVEVSVSEEFLALRPEEVLELVGCDELNIKAEEQVFEAVLAWVHHDRDRRESLLPELLSKIRLPLCRPQFLSDRVQQDELVRCCHKCRDLVDEAKDFHLMPERRPHLPAFKTRQRCCTSITGLIYAVGGLNSSGDSLNVVEVFDPIGNFWERCQPMRTSRSRVGVAVVNGLLYAIGGYDGQSRLSTVEVYNPETDSWTRVSSMNSQRSAMGTIVIDGHIYVCGGYDGKSSLNSVECYSPETDRWTVVTEMSASRSAAGVTVFDGRIFVSGGHDGLQIFNTVEYYNHHTNRWHPAAAMMNKRCRHGAAALGSHMYVAGGYDGSGFLSGAEVFSSTSGQWSLLVAMNTRRSRVSLVSTSGRLYAVGGYDGQSNLNSMEMYNPETNRWTFRAPMVCHEGGVGVGCIPLQPA from the exons ATGCTAACAGAAGCT GTCGGGGATCACAAGTTCAGCGCTCACCGGATCGTCCTGGCGGCCTCCATCCCATACTTTCACGCCATGTTCACCAATGACATGGTGGAGTGTAAACAGGACGAGATCCTGATGCAGGGCATGGACCCCAG CGCTCTGGAGGCTCTGATAAACTTTGCGTACAGCGGCCGCGTTGCCATCGATCAGCAGAACGTCCAGTCCCTTCTGATTGGTTCGAGCTTCTTGCAGCTGCAGAACGTGAAAGACGCCTGCTGCTCCTTCCTGCAGGAGAG GTTACATCCGAAGAACTGTCTGGGTGTGCGTCAGTTTGCGGAGACGATGATGTGTACGACTCTGTACGACTCGGCCAACAGCTTCCTCCATCAGCACTTTGTGGAGGTCTCTGTGTCCGAGGAGTTCCTGGCTCTGAGGCCGGAGGAGGTGCTGGAGCTGGTGGGCTGTGACGAACTCAACATCAAAGCTGAGGAACAG GTGTTTGAGGCAGTACTGGCCTGGGTTCATCATGACCGGGACCGGAGGGAATCTCTGCTGCCAGAGCTGCTGTCAAAGATCAGACTTCCTCTGTGTCGACCTCAGTTCCTGTCAGACCGGGTCCAGCAGGACGAACTAGTTCGCTGCTGCCATAAATGCag agaTCTGGTGGATGAAGCCAAAGACTTCCACCTGATGCCGGAGCGTCGTCCTCACCTGCCCGCCTTCAAGACCAGACAAAGGTGCTGCACATCCATCACAGGACTCATCTACGCTGTGGGAGGGCTCAACAGCTCAG GTGATTCCTTAAACGTGGTCGAAGTGTTCGATCCAATCGGGAACTTCTGGGAGCGCTGCCAGCCAATGAGGACGTCTCGCAGCAGAGTGGGCGTGGCTGTTGTTAATGGCCTGTTGTACGCCATTGGTGGATATGATGGCCAATCACGGCTCAGCACGGTGGAGGTTTACAacccagagacagacagctggaCACGCGTGTCCAGCATGAACAGCCAGCGCAG CGCCATGGGAACGATTGTGATTGACGGCCACATCTACGTGTGCGGCGGCTACGATGGGAAGTCATCTCTGAACTCGGTGGAGTGCTACTCTCCAGAGACCGACAG GTGGACGGTTGTGACAGAGATGAGTGCAAGTCGCAGTGCTGctggtgtgactgtgtttgatgGGCGCATCTTTGTCTCTGGTGGCCATGACGGTTTACAGATCTTCAACACG GTGGAGTACTACAACCACCACACGAACCGCTGGCACCCTGCAGCGGCCATGATGAACAAGCGTTGTCGTCACGGGGCGGCAGCTCTTGGCAGTCACATGTATGTGGCAGGGGGGTACGACGGCTCGGGCTTCCTGAGCGGAGCCGAGGTGTTCAGCTCGACGTCTGGCCAGTGGAGCCTCCTGGTGGCCATGAACACACGGCGCAGCAGAGTGTCACTGGTTTCTACATCAGGTCGTCTGTACGCAGTGGGCGGCTACGATGGACAGTCCAACCTCAACTCTATGGAGATGTACAACCCTGAGACCAACCGCTGGACCTTCAGGGCCCCCATGGTCTGCCATGAGGGGGGCGTTGGGGTTGGCTGTATCCCGCTGCAGCCTGCCTAA
- the klhl18 gene encoding kelch-like protein 18 isoform X3 gives MFTNDMVECKQDEILMQGMDPSALEALINFAYSGRVAIDQQNVQSLLIGSSFLQLQNVKDACCSFLQERLHPKNCLGVRQFAETMMCTTLYDSANSFLHQHFVEVSVSEEFLALRPEEVLELVGCDELNIKAEEQVFEAVLAWVHHDRDRRESLLPELLSKIRLPLCRPQFLSDRVQQDELVRCCHKCRDLVDEAKDFHLMPERRPHLPAFKTRQRCCTSITGLIYAVGGLNSSGDSLNVVEVFDPIGNFWERCQPMRTSRSRVGVAVVNGLLYAIGGYDGQSRLSTVEVYNPETDSWTRVSSMNSQRSAMGTIVIDGHIYVCGGYDGKSSLNSVECYSPETDRWTVVTEMSASRSAAGVTVFDGRIFVSGGHDGLQIFNTVEYYNHHTNRWHPAAAMMNKRCRHGAAALGSHMYVAGGYDGSGFLSGAEVFSSTSGQWSLLVAMNTRRSRVSLVSTSGRLYAVGGYDGQSNLNSMEMYNPETNRWTFRAPMVCHEGGVGVGCIPLQPA, from the exons ATGTTCACCAATGACATGGTGGAGTGTAAACAGGACGAGATCCTGATGCAGGGCATGGACCCCAG CGCTCTGGAGGCTCTGATAAACTTTGCGTACAGCGGCCGCGTTGCCATCGATCAGCAGAACGTCCAGTCCCTTCTGATTGGTTCGAGCTTCTTGCAGCTGCAGAACGTGAAAGACGCCTGCTGCTCCTTCCTGCAGGAGAG GTTACATCCGAAGAACTGTCTGGGTGTGCGTCAGTTTGCGGAGACGATGATGTGTACGACTCTGTACGACTCGGCCAACAGCTTCCTCCATCAGCACTTTGTGGAGGTCTCTGTGTCCGAGGAGTTCCTGGCTCTGAGGCCGGAGGAGGTGCTGGAGCTGGTGGGCTGTGACGAACTCAACATCAAAGCTGAGGAACAG GTGTTTGAGGCAGTACTGGCCTGGGTTCATCATGACCGGGACCGGAGGGAATCTCTGCTGCCAGAGCTGCTGTCAAAGATCAGACTTCCTCTGTGTCGACCTCAGTTCCTGTCAGACCGGGTCCAGCAGGACGAACTAGTTCGCTGCTGCCATAAATGCag agaTCTGGTGGATGAAGCCAAAGACTTCCACCTGATGCCGGAGCGTCGTCCTCACCTGCCCGCCTTCAAGACCAGACAAAGGTGCTGCACATCCATCACAGGACTCATCTACGCTGTGGGAGGGCTCAACAGCTCAG GTGATTCCTTAAACGTGGTCGAAGTGTTCGATCCAATCGGGAACTTCTGGGAGCGCTGCCAGCCAATGAGGACGTCTCGCAGCAGAGTGGGCGTGGCTGTTGTTAATGGCCTGTTGTACGCCATTGGTGGATATGATGGCCAATCACGGCTCAGCACGGTGGAGGTTTACAacccagagacagacagctggaCACGCGTGTCCAGCATGAACAGCCAGCGCAG CGCCATGGGAACGATTGTGATTGACGGCCACATCTACGTGTGCGGCGGCTACGATGGGAAGTCATCTCTGAACTCGGTGGAGTGCTACTCTCCAGAGACCGACAG GTGGACGGTTGTGACAGAGATGAGTGCAAGTCGCAGTGCTGctggtgtgactgtgtttgatgGGCGCATCTTTGTCTCTGGTGGCCATGACGGTTTACAGATCTTCAACACG GTGGAGTACTACAACCACCACACGAACCGCTGGCACCCTGCAGCGGCCATGATGAACAAGCGTTGTCGTCACGGGGCGGCAGCTCTTGGCAGTCACATGTATGTGGCAGGGGGGTACGACGGCTCGGGCTTCCTGAGCGGAGCCGAGGTGTTCAGCTCGACGTCTGGCCAGTGGAGCCTCCTGGTGGCCATGAACACACGGCGCAGCAGAGTGTCACTGGTTTCTACATCAGGTCGTCTGTACGCAGTGGGCGGCTACGATGGACAGTCCAACCTCAACTCTATGGAGATGTACAACCCTGAGACCAACCGCTGGACCTTCAGGGCCCCCATGGTCTGCCATGAGGGGGGCGTTGGGGTTGGCTGTATCCCGCTGCAGCCTGCCTAA